Proteins encoded together in one Diceros bicornis minor isolate mBicDic1 chromosome 18, mDicBic1.mat.cur, whole genome shotgun sequence window:
- the FTSJ3 gene encoding pre-rRNA 2'-O-ribose RNA methyltransferase FTSJ3, with product MGKKGKIGKSRRDKFYHLAKETGYRSRSAFKLIQLNRRFQFLQKARALLDLCAAPGGWLQVAAKFMPVSSLIVGVDLVPIKPLPNVVTLQEDITTERCRQALRKELKTWKVDVVLNDGAPNVGASWVHDAYSQAHLTLMALRLACDFLARGGCFITKVFRSRDYQPLLWIFQQLFRRVQATKPQASRHESAEIFVVCQGFLAPDKVDSKFFDPKFAFKEVEVQAKTVTELVTKKKPKAEGYAEGDLTLYHRTSVTDFLRAANPVDFLSKASEISLDDEELAQHPATTEDIRVCCQDIKVLGRKELRSLLNWRTKLRRYVAKKLKEQAKALDISLSSGEEEEEGDEEESTGGTVRQPSKEEEEEEQLNRTLAEMKAQEVAELKRKKKKLLREQRKQRERVELKMDLPGVSIADEGDTGMFSLRTIRGHQLLEKVTQGDMSAADTFLSDLPRDDIYVSDVEDDDASLDSDLDPEELAGARGPPSLKDQKRVQFAEVEDDKEEEEEEDNPLLVPLEEKAVLQEEQANLWFSKDGFSGIEDDADEALEISQAQLLYESRRKGQPPPPSSLKTERKPPRCQNEAPKGAEAPSETEAATGPGEEQRDGSSDSDSSSSEVGESWEPHRRKKRRRGPKSDDDDGFEIVPIEDPVKHRILDPEGLALGAIIASSKKAKRDLIDNSFSRYTFNEDEGELPEWFVQEEKQHRIRQLPIDKKEVEHYRKRWREINARPIKKVAEAKARKKRRMLKKLEQTKKKAEAVVNTVDISEREKVAQLRSLYKKAGLGKERRQVTYVVAKKGVGRKVHRPAGVRGHFRVVDSRMKKDQRAQQRKEQKKKHRRK from the exons ATGGGCAAAAAGGGCAAAATCGGGAAGAGCCGGCGGGATAAGTTCTATCACTTGGCGAAGGAGACCG GTTACCGTTCCCGCTCTGCTTTCAAGCTGATCCAGCTGAATCGCCGCTTTCAGTTCCTGCAGAAAGCCCGAGCCTTGCTGGACCTGTGTGCTGCGCCAGGGGGATG GCTGCAGGTGGCTGCCAAGTTTATGCCTGTATCCAGCCTTATTGTGG GAGTGGACCTGGTTCCAATCAAGCCTCTTCCCAATGTGGTGACACTCCAGGAAGACATCACAACAGAACGCTGTAGGCAG gccctgaggaaggagctGAAGACCTGGAAAGTTGATGTAGTGCTTAATGATGGAGCCCCCAATGTTGGGGCTAGCTGGGTCCACGATGCTTACTCACAAG CCCATTTGACACTGATGGCTCTGCGTTTGGCTTGTGATTTTCTGGCCCGTGGTGGCTGCTTCATTACAAAGGTTTTCCGTTCCCGTGACTATCAGCCCCTACTATGGATCTTCCAGCAGCTGTTCCGCCGTGTCCAGGCCACCAAGCCCCAAGCCTCCCGCCATGAATCTGCAGAGATCTTTGTAGTCTGCCAGG GATTCCTGGCTCCTGACAAGGTTGACAGTAAATTCTTTGACCCCAAATTTGCCTTCAAGGAGGTTGAAGTTCAGGCCAAGACTGTTACTGAGTTGGTCACTAAGAAGAAGCCAAAG GCTGAGGGCTATGCTGAGGGCGACCTCACTCTCTATCACCGTACCTCAGTCACTGACTTCCTCCGAGCTGCCAACCCTGTTGACTTCCTCTCCAAAGCCAGTGAG ATCTCTCTAGATGATGAAGAGTTGGCACAGCATCCAGCTACCACTGAGGACATACGGGTGTGCTGTCAGGACATCAAAGTGCTGGGGCGCAAGGAGCTTAG GTCCCTACTGAACTGGAGAACGAAGCTTCGGCGATATGTGGCCAAGAAGCTGAAAGAGCAAGCAAAGGCCCTGGACATCAG CCTCAGCtcgggagaggaagaggaagaaggtgaTGAGGAGGAGTCAACAGGCGGGACCGTGAGGCAGCCctccaaggaggaggaggaggaggaacaacTGAACCGGACTCTGGCAGAGATGAAGGCCCAGGAGGTGGCGGAATTAAAGAG gaagaaaaagaagctgCTGCGTGAGCAGAGAAAGCAGCGGGAACGTGTGGAGCTAAAGATGGATCTGCCTGGGGTTTCCATTGCAGATGAGGGCGACACTGGCATGTTCTCCCTGCGTACCATCCGGGGTCACCAG TTGTTAGAGAAAGTAACACAAGGGGATATGAGTGCTGCAGACACATTTCTGTCCGATCTGCCAAGAGATGACATCTATGTATCAGATGTTGAGGACGATGATGCATCCCTGGATAGTGACCTGGATCCAGAGGAGCTGGCAGGAGCCAGAGGACCTCCGAGTCTAAAGGACCAAAAGCG TGTACAATTTGCTGAAGTGGAAGATgataaagaggaggaggaggaggaagacaatcCACTGCTGGTGCCATTGGAGGAAAAGGCAGTACTGCAGGAAGAACAAGCCAACCTGTGGTTCTCAAAG GATGGCTTCAGTGGGATTGAGGATGATGCTGATGAGGCCCTAGAGATCAGTCAAGCCCAGCTGTTGTACGAGAGCCGCCGGAAGGGGCAACCACCACCACCTTCCAGTTTGAAGACTGAGAGAAAACCTCCCCGGTGCCAGAATGAGGCCCCTAAGGGGGCAGAGGCTCCTTCAGAGACAGAGGCTGCCACTGGCCCTGGAGAAGAACAAAGAGATGGCAGCTCAGACAGTGATAGCAGTAGCAGTGAGGTTGGAGAGAG TTGGGAACCACACCGCCGTAAGAAGCGAAGGCGTGGGCCTAAGTCAGATGATGATGATGGGTTTGAGATAGTGCCTATTGAGGACCCAG TGAAACATCGGATACTGGACCCTGAAGGCCTTGCTTTAGGTGCTATTATTGCCTCTTCCAAAAAGGCCAAAAGAGACCTCATAGATAACTCCTTCAGTCG GTATACATTTAATGAGGATGAAGGGGAGCTTCCAGAGTGGTTTGTGCAGGAGGAAAAGCAGCACAGGATACGGCAATTGCCTATTGATAAGAAGGAGGTGGAGCATTACCGGAAACGCTGGCGGGAAATCAATGCACGTCCCATCAAAAAAGTCGCTGAGGCTAAGGCCAGAAAGAAACGGAGG ATGCTGAAGAAGCTGGAGCAAACCAAGAAAAAGGCAGAAGCTGTGGTGAACACGGTGGACATCTCAGAACGAGAGAAAGTGGCACAGCTTCGAAG TCTCTACAAGAAGGCTGGGCTTGGCAAGGAGAGGCGCCAAGTCACCTATGTTGTAGCCAAAAAAGGTGTGGGCCGCAAAGTGCACCGGCCAGCTGGAGTCAGAGGTCATTTCAGGGTGGTGGATTCAAGGATGAAAAAGGACCAAAGAGCACAGCAACGGAAGGAGCAGAAGAAAAAACACAGGCGGAAGTGA
- the PSMC5 gene encoding 26S proteasome regulatory subunit 8 isoform X1, giving the protein MELEEGKAGSGLRQYYLSKIEELQLIVNDKSQNLRRLQAQRNELNAKVRLLREELQLLQEQGSYVGEVVRAMDKKKVLVKVHPEGKFVVDVDKNIDINDVTPNCRVALRNDSYTLHKILPNKVDPLVSLMMVEKVPDSTYEMIGGLDKQIKEIKEVIELPVKHPELFEALGIAQPKGVLLYGPPGTGKTLLARAVAHHTDCTFIRVSGSELVQKFIGEGARMVRELFVMAREHAPSIIFMDEIDSIGSSRLEGGSGGDSEVQRTMLELLNQLDGFEATKNIKVIMATNRIDILDSALLRPGRIDRKIEFPPPNEEARLDILKIHSRKMNLTRGINLRKIAELMPGASGAEVKGVCTEAGMYALRERRVHVTQEDFEMAVAKVMQKDSEKNMSIKKLWK; this is encoded by the exons ATGGAGCTGGAAGAGGGGAAGGCAGGCAGTGGACTCCGCCAGTATTATCTGTCCAAGATTGAAGAACTCCAG CTAATTGTGAATGACAAGAGCCAAAATCTCCGGAGGCTGCAGGCACAGAGGAATGAGCTTAATGCAAAAG TTCGCCTGTTGCGGGAGGAGCTACAGCTGCTGCAGGAACAGGGCTCCTATGTGGGGGAAGTCGTCCGGGCCATGGATAAGAAGAAAGTGTTGGTTAAG GTACATCCTGAGGGCAAGTTTGTTGTGGACGTGGACAAGAACATTGACATCAATGAT GTGACACCCAACTGCCGAGTGGCTCTAAGAAATGACAGCTACACTCTGCACAAGATCCTGCCCAATAAGGTGGACCCACTGGTTTCATTGATGATGGTGGAGAAAGTGCCAGATTCAACTTACGAGATGATTGGTGGACTGGATAAGCAGATCAAGGAGATCAAAGAAGTGATCGAGCTGCCTGTTAAGCATCCTGAGCTCTTTGAAGCGCTGGGCATTGCACAACCCAAG GGAGTGCTGCTGTATGGACCCCCAGGCACTGGGAAGACACTGCTGGCCCGGGCTGTGGCTCATCATACAGACTGTACCTTTATTCGTGTCTCTGGCTCTGAATTGGTACAGAAATTCATTGGGGAAG GGGCAAGAATGGTGAGGGAGCTGTTTGTCATGGCACGAGAACACGCTCCATCCATCATCTTCATGGACGAAATTGACTCCATTGGCTCCTCACGACTGGAGGGGGGTTCTGGAGGGGACAGTGAAGTACAGCGCACAATGCTGGAGCTGCTCAACCAGCTGGATGGCTTTGAGGCCACCAAGAATATCAAG GTTATCATGGCTACTAATAGGATTGATATCCTGGACTCGGCGCTGCTTCGCCCAGGGCGCATCGACAGAAAAATTGAATTCCCACCCCCCAATGAGGAG GCCCGGCTGGACATTTTGAAGATCCATTCTCGGAAAATGAACCTGACTCGGGGGATCAACCTAAGAAAAATTGCTGAGCTCATGCCAGGAGCATCAGGGGCTGAAGTGAAG gGCGTGTGCACTGAGGCTGGCATGTATGCCCTGCGGGAGCGGCGAGTCCATGTCACCCAGGAGGACTTTGAGATGGCAGTAGCCAAG gtcATGCAGAAAGATAGTGAGAAAAACATGTCCATCAAGAAGCTATGGAAGTAA
- the PSMC5 gene encoding 26S proteasome regulatory subunit 8 isoform X2 encodes MALDGPEQMELEEGKAGSGLRQYYLSKIEELQLIVNDKSQNLRRLQAQRNELNAKVRLLREELQLLQEQGSYVGEVVRAMDKKKVLVKVHPEGKFVVDVDKNIDINDVTPNCRVALRNDSYTLHKILPNKVDPLVSLMMVEKVPDSTYEMIGGLDKQIKEIKEVIELPVKHPELFEALGIAQPKGVLLYGPPGTGKTLLARAVAHHTDCTFIRVSGSELVQKFIGEGARMVRELFVMAREHAPSIIFMDEIDSIGSSRLEGGSGGDSEVQRTMLELLNQLDGFEATKNIKVIMATNRIDILDSALLRPGRIDRKIEFPPPNEEARLDILKIHSRKMNLTRGINLRKIAELMPGASGAEVKGVCTEAGMYALRERRVHVTQEDFEMAVAKVMQKDSEKNMSIKKLWK; translated from the exons ATGGCGCTTGACGGACCGGAGCAG ATGGAGCTGGAAGAGGGGAAGGCAGGCAGTGGACTCCGCCAGTATTATCTGTCCAAGATTGAAGAACTCCAG CTAATTGTGAATGACAAGAGCCAAAATCTCCGGAGGCTGCAGGCACAGAGGAATGAGCTTAATGCAAAAG TTCGCCTGTTGCGGGAGGAGCTACAGCTGCTGCAGGAACAGGGCTCCTATGTGGGGGAAGTCGTCCGGGCCATGGATAAGAAGAAAGTGTTGGTTAAG GTACATCCTGAGGGCAAGTTTGTTGTGGACGTGGACAAGAACATTGACATCAATGAT GTGACACCCAACTGCCGAGTGGCTCTAAGAAATGACAGCTACACTCTGCACAAGATCCTGCCCAATAAGGTGGACCCACTGGTTTCATTGATGATGGTGGAGAAAGTGCCAGATTCAACTTACGAGATGATTGGTGGACTGGATAAGCAGATCAAGGAGATCAAAGAAGTGATCGAGCTGCCTGTTAAGCATCCTGAGCTCTTTGAAGCGCTGGGCATTGCACAACCCAAG GGAGTGCTGCTGTATGGACCCCCAGGCACTGGGAAGACACTGCTGGCCCGGGCTGTGGCTCATCATACAGACTGTACCTTTATTCGTGTCTCTGGCTCTGAATTGGTACAGAAATTCATTGGGGAAG GGGCAAGAATGGTGAGGGAGCTGTTTGTCATGGCACGAGAACACGCTCCATCCATCATCTTCATGGACGAAATTGACTCCATTGGCTCCTCACGACTGGAGGGGGGTTCTGGAGGGGACAGTGAAGTACAGCGCACAATGCTGGAGCTGCTCAACCAGCTGGATGGCTTTGAGGCCACCAAGAATATCAAG GTTATCATGGCTACTAATAGGATTGATATCCTGGACTCGGCGCTGCTTCGCCCAGGGCGCATCGACAGAAAAATTGAATTCCCACCCCCCAATGAGGAG GCCCGGCTGGACATTTTGAAGATCCATTCTCGGAAAATGAACCTGACTCGGGGGATCAACCTAAGAAAAATTGCTGAGCTCATGCCAGGAGCATCAGGGGCTGAAGTGAAG gGCGTGTGCACTGAGGCTGGCATGTATGCCCTGCGGGAGCGGCGAGTCCATGTCACCCAGGAGGACTTTGAGATGGCAGTAGCCAAG gtcATGCAGAAAGATAGTGAGAAAAACATGTCCATCAAGAAGCTATGGAAGTAA
- the DDX42 gene encoding ATP-dependent RNA helicase DDX42 isoform X2: MAENPTAGVVQEEEEDNLEYDSDGNPIAPSKKIIDPLPPIDHSEIDYPPFEKNFYNEHEEITNLTPQQLIDLRHKLNLRVSGAAPPRPGSSFAHFGFDEQLMHQIRKSEYTQPTPIQCQGVPVALSGRDMIGIAKTGSGKTAAFIWPMLIHIMDQKELEPGDGPIAVIVCPTRELCQQIHAECKRFGKAYNLRSVAVYGGGSMWEQAKALQEGAEIVVCTPGRLIDHVKKKATNLQRVSYLVFDEADRMFDMGFEYQVRSIASHVRPDRQTLLFSATFRKKIEKLARDILIDPIRVVQGDIGEANEDVTQIVEILHSGPSKWNWLTRRLVEFTSSGSVLLFVTKKANAEELANNLKQEGHNLGLLHGDMDQSERNKVISDFKKKDIPVLVATDVAARGLDIPSIKTVINYDVARDIDTHTHRIGRTGRAGEKGVAYTLLTPKDSNFAGDLVRNLEGANQHVSKELLDLAMQNAWFRKSRFKGGKGKKLNIGGGGLGYRERPGLGSENADRGNNNNVMSNYEAYKPSTGAMGDRLTAMKAAFQSQYKSHFVAASLSNQKAGSSAAGASGWTSAGSLNSVPTNSAQQGHNSPDSPIASAAKGIPGFGNTGNLSSAPVTYPSTGVQGVNNTASGNNSREGIGGGNGKRERYTENRGGSRHSHGESGNRHGDSPRHGDGGRHGDGYRYPESGSRHADGHRHGENRHGGGGGRHGESRAANDGRNGESRKEGCNRESKMDPKVDSSKMDKMDSKTDKTADGFAVPEPPKRKKSRWDS, from the exons ATTGACTATCcaccatttgaaaaaaatttttacaatgaGCATGAAGAGATAACCAACCTCACCCCACAGCAGCTAATAGATCTCCGGCATAAGCTCAATCTTCGG GTCTCTGGTGCTGCACCTCCTAGGCCAGGAAGTAGTTTTGCTCATTTTGGGTTTGATGAACAACTTATGCACCAGATTCGGAAATCTGAGTACACACAGCCCACTCCAATACAGTGCCAG ggTGTGCCGGTGGCATTAAGTGGTAGAGACATGATTGGTATTGCCAAAACAGGCAGTGGAAAAACTGCAGCCTTCATCTGGCCCATGTTGATTCATATAATGGATCAGAAGGAACTGGAACCAGGTGATGGACCAATTGCAGTGATTGTGTGTCCTACGAGGGAGCTTTGCCAGCAG ATTCATGCAGAATGTAAGCGGTTTGGGAAAGCTTATAATCTTCGATCAGTGGCTGTGTATGGAGGAGGGAGCATGTGGGAGCAGGCCAAGGCCCTTCAGGAAGGGGCAGAAATTGTTGTGTGTACCCCA GGTCGACTGATTGATCATGTGAAGAAGAAAGCTACCAATCTTCAAAGAGTCTCTTACCTTGTGTTTGATGAAGCAGATCGAATGTTTGACATGGGATTTG AGTACCAGGTGCGGTCCATAGCAAGTCATGTCCGTCCTGACAGACAGA CTCTCTTATTCAGTGCAACTTTTCGGAAAAAGATTGAAAAACTGGCCAGAGACATCCTGATTGACCCTATTCGTGTGGTGCAGGGAGATATTGGAGAG GCAAATGAAGATGTGACACAGATTGTGGAGATTCTCCATTCTGGGCCTAGTAAATGGAACTGGCTTACCCGGCGTCTGGTGGAATTTACCTCTTCAGGGAGTGTCCTCCTGTTTGTTACTAAAAAAGCCAATGCTGAAGAGCTAGCCAATAACCTTAAGCAGGAGGGTCATAATCTTGGGCTGCTTCATGGAGACATGGATCAGAGTGAAAGAAACAAGGTCATTTCAGACTTTAAGAAAAAGGACATCCCAGTCCTGGTGGCCACTGATGTTGCAG CCCGTGGTCTGGACATTCCTTCAATTAAGACTGTCATTAACTATGATGTGGCACGAGACATTGATACTCATACTCATAGGATTGGCCGCACAGGACGAGCGGGTGAGAAAGGCGTGGCCTATACCTTGCTGACCCCCAAGGACAGCAATTTTGCTGGTGACCTTGTCCGAAACTTGGAAGGAGCCAATCAACATGTTTCTAAGGAACTCCTAGATCTGGCAATGCAG AATGCCTGGTTTCGGAAATCCCGCTTCAAAGGAGGGAAAGGCAAAAAGCTGAACATTGGCGGAGGAGGCCTAGGCTACAGGGAGCGGCCTGGCCTAGGCTCTGAGAATGCG GACCGAGGAAATAACAACAATGTAATGAGCAATTATGAGGCCTACAAGCCCTCCACAGGAGCCATGGGAGATCGGCTGACGGCAATGAAAGCAGCTTTCCAG tCACAGTACAAGAGTCACTTCGTTGCTGCTAGCTTAAGCAACCAGAAGGCTGGAAGCTCTGCTGCTGGGGCAAGTGGATGGACTAGTGCAGGGAGCTTGAATTCTGTTCCAACAAATTCAGCCCAACAGGGCCATAACAGTCCTGATAGCCCCATTGCCAGTGCCGCCAAGGGCATCCCAGGCTTTGGCAATACTGGGAACCTCAGCAGTGCCCCAGTGACCTACCCTTCTACTGGAGTCCAGGGAGTCAACAACACAGCTTCAGGGAATAACAGCCGAGAAGGGATTGGGGGTGGCaatgggaaaagagagagatataCTGAGAACCGAGGTGGCAGCCGTCACAGTCATGGAGAGAGCGGCAATCGGCATGGTGATAGCCCACGTCATGGGGATGGTGGTCGCCATGGAGACGGATACCGCTACCCAGAAAGCGGCAGCCGTCATGCTGATGGCCATCGTCATGGGGAGAACAGGCATGGAGGAGGTGGAGGCCGACACGGGGAGAGCCGAGCTGCAAATGATGGTCGGAATGGTGAAAGCAGGAAAGAAGGTTGTAACCGTGAGAGCAAGATGGACCCCAAGGTGGACAGCAGCAAGATGGACAAGATGGACAGCAAGACAGATAAGACAGCTGATGGCTTCGCTGTGCCTGAACCACCCAAGCGCAAGAAAAGTCGGTGGGACAGTTAG